A window of Nicotiana tabacum cultivar K326 chromosome 24, ASM71507v2, whole genome shotgun sequence contains these coding sequences:
- the LOC107767028 gene encoding ferredoxin--nitrite reductase, chloroplastic-like (The RefSeq protein has 1 substitution compared to this genomic sequence), translating into MASFSVKFSATSLPNPNRFSRTAKLHATPPQTVAVPPSGEAEIASERLEPRVEEKDGYWVLKEKFRQGINPAEKAKIEKEPMKLFMENGIEDLAKISLEEIEGSKLTKDDIDVRLKWLGLFHRRKHHYGRFMMRLKLPNGVTTSAQTRYLASVIRKYGKDGCGDVTTRQNWQIRGVVLPDVPEILKGLDEVGLTSLQSGMDNVRNPVGNPLAGIDPHEIVDTRPYTNLLSQYVTANFRGNPAVTNLPRKWNVCVIGSHDLYEHPHINDLAYMPASKDGRFGFNLLVGGFFSPKRCAEAVPLDAWVPADDVVPVCKAILEAYRDLGTRGNRQKTRMMWLVDELGVEGFRAEVVKRMPQQKLDRESTEDLVQKQWERREYLGVHPQKQEGYSFVGLHIPVGRVQADDMDELARLADNYGSGELRLTVEQNIIIPNVENSKIESLLNEPLLKNRFSTNPPILMKNLVACTGNQFCGQAIIETKARSMKITEEVQRLVSVTKPVRMHWTGCPNSCGQVQVADIGFMGCLTRKEGKTVEGADVYLGGRIGSDSHLGDVYKKSVPCEDLVPIIVDLLVNNFGAVPREREEAED; encoded by the exons ATGGCATCTTTTTCTGTTAAATTTTCAGCAACTTCATTGCCAAATCCTAACAGATTTTCCAGGACTGCTAAGCTTCATGCAACACCGCCGCAGACGGTGGCAGTACCACCATCTGGGGAGGCGGAGATAGCTTCCGAGAGGCTAGAGCCTAGAGTAGAGGAAAAAGATGGGTATTGGGTACTCAAGGAAAAATTCAGACAAGGGATAAATCCAGCTGAAAAGGCCAAGATTGAGAAAGAACCAATGAAATTATTTATGGAAAATGGTATTGAAGATCTTGCTAAGATCTCACTTGAAGAGATCGAAGGGTCTAAGCTTACTAAAGATGATATTGATGTTAGGCTCAAGTGGCTTGGCCTTTTCCATAGGAGAAAGCATCATT ATGGCCGATTCATGATGCGATTGAAGCTTCCAAATGGGGTAACAACGAGTGCCCAAACTCGATACTTAGCCAGTGTGATAAGGAAATATGGAAAAGATGGATGTGGTGATGTGACTACAAGGCAAAATTGGCAGATTCGCGGGGTTGTACTACCTGATGTACCCGAGATTCTAAAGGGACTGGATGAAGTTGGCTTGACCAGTCTGCAAAGTGGCATGGACAACGTTCGAAATCCGGTGGGAAATCCTCTGGCGGGGATTGATCCACATGAAATTGTAGACACAAGGCCTTACACTAATTTGCTCTCCCAATATGTTACTGCCAATTTTCGTGGCAATCCGGCTGTTACTAACTT GCCAAGGAAGTGGAATGTATGTGTAATAGGGTCACATGATCTTTATGAGCATCCCCATATCAATGATCTTGCCTATATGCCGGCATCAAAAGATGGACGATTTGGATTCAACCTGCTTGTGGGTGGATTCTTCAGTCCGAAGCGATGTGCAGAGGCAGTTCCTCTAGATGCATGGGTTCCAGCTGATGACGTGGTCCCTGTTTGCAAAGCAATATTAGAAGCTTATAGAGATCTTGGTACCAGAGGGAACAGGCAAAAAACAAGAATGATGTGGTTAGTTGATGAACTG GGCGTTGAAGGATTCAGGGCAGAGGTCGTAAAGAGAATGCCTCAACAAAAGCTAGATAGAGAATCAACAGAGGACTTGGTTCAAAAACAATGGGAAAGGAGAGAATACCTTGGCGTGCATCCGCAGAAACAGGAAGGATACAGCTTTGTTGGCCTTCACATTCCGGTAGGTCGTGTCCAAGCAGATGACATGGACGAGCTAGCTCGTTTAGCGGATAACTATGGTTCAGGAGAGCTCCGGTTGACTGTTGAACAGAACATCATTATTCCCAACGTTGAGAACTCAAAGATCGAGTCATTGCTCAATGAGCCTCTCTTAAAGAACAGATTTTCGACCAATCCACCTATTCTCATGAAAAATCTGGTGGCTTGTACTGGTAACCAATTTTGCGGGCAAGCCATAATTGAGACTAAAGCGCGTTCCATGAAGATAACTGAGGAGGTACAACGACTAGTTTCTGTGACAAAGCCGGTGAGGATGCATTGGACTGGTTGCCCGAATTCATGTGGACAAGTTCAAGTCGCGGATATTGGATTTATGGGATGCTTGACAAGAAAAGAAGGGAAAACTGTAGAAGGTGCTGATGTTTATTTGGGAGGCAGAATAGGGAGTGACTCACATTTGGGAGATGTTTATAAGAAATCAGTACCTTGTGAGGATTTGGTGCCAATAATTGTGGACTTACTAGTTGACAACTTTGGTGCTGTTccaagagaaagagaagaagcaGAAGATTAA